AGGTATTCGCACTCATACCCAGGCGATCGAATTAATTGTGGCCGGAGCCACCCGCTTAGGCACATCTGGCGGACCCGATTTGCTCCGTCAGCGCGATAACCTGGAGAAGGAGACAGGGGATGAGGGGAAAGTTAAATATTAAACATTAAACATTCCCTTTCTATGACCCAGTGCCCCATTTCCCCAATACCCCAAGTTATGAGTCGAGTATACAAAGCTACTGGTATTAATCTCAAAAGTATGCCCTTGGGCGAATCAGACCGGCTGCTGACGATATTGACGCGGGAGTTTGGTTTGATTAGGGCAGTAGCGCCCGGTTCTCGCAAGCACAACTCAAAACTGGGTGGAAGGAGTGCGTCGTTTGTGGTGAACGAGCTGCTGATTGCCAAAGGGCGATCGCTCGATAAAATTACCCAGGCAGAAACATTAGAATCTTACCCAGGTCTGAGTCAAGATTTGGCCAAACTTTCTGCCAGCCAATACTTGGCGGAAATAATACTGTGTTGCGCTTTAAGCGAACAACCTCAAGAAGAACTTTTTAGCTTGCTAAACACACATCTGGGGCGTTTAGAAAAGTTGCCCAGCACAACTTCAAAAAACTCATATACAGTTTTAGCTCATCTCGCCCATGCGGTGTTTCATATCCTAGCCCTCTCCGGGATTGCGCCCCAGCTTCAAGCGTGTTGCCTCACCCAGCAACCCTTGATACCGGACTTCAGCGCCCCACAGTGGCGTGTCGGCTTTAGCACGACAGCTGGTGGGACGGTAAGTTTGTCAGCGCTAGCGCGTTTGCAAGCAGAAGGGCGATTGTCGGTGCGGGGACGCTTGCAGGTGTCGCGATCGCTGTACACTGCACAAGAAGCACCAGTTAGTGTCGCGGAGCGAAATGCCACCCCCTCTCAGGGAGGCATCACCACCCAAACGGCAGAAAGTCAAGGTGAAATCGTCCCGCCCTTACAAACTGACGGATCTGAGCGAGAAATGCTCACACTCAACAGCCAGCTTTCCGCCATCGAGCTGGCACTACTCCAGCACCTACCGAAGCCCCAGCTACCGTTCGTGCAAGAAAATTCATTCCATATGTATTTCTCAGACCCCAGCTGGCGATCTGTGGAACGAATTTTGCGACAGTATACGGAATATCATTTCGGACGGCAGATTCGCTCCGGTGCTTTGATGGATACCTATTTTGCTTGAGAGCCGATTTGCCCCTCACTCATGATGCAATGGTCTGATTCCGATCTGGAAACACCGATTTTGTCCGTTAGCCCCCCATCCTTAAGGGAGGCAATACCGGAATTGGGGAACGGGAAAGATATTCAGCATACCCCAGTTCTCAAATCCCAATCCCTGATGCCCGAAAACCACAACGATCGCCCAAAGGAAAGTGTATCGATGCCAACCTCGGTTACTGATGTGTCTTTGAGTGCAGATAGGCGATCGCAAAATCATCTTGAGCTTGCCGAAACTGCTGCCAAAGAAATACCCATAAACAACGGCTTCGTTCCCGCCGCCTCTAACGGTGCTGCTATCAGCCAATCTCCGCCAGAATTGACCCCAAAAACCCAGGAATCTGAGGAAAATAGCCCAGAACTCGGCTTTGTACCGGTGCTGAAAAATCGTAACTTTCTGGCACTGTGGAGCGGTCAAGTTTTTTCCCAGCTAGCAGATAAAGTTTATCTGGTGCTGATGATTGCTTTGATCGACTCCGCATTTCAGACCGAAAATCAGACCATGAGCGCTTGGGTATCGGGAATTATGATGGCCTTTACCATCCCAGCGGTGCTGTTTGGTTCTCTGGCTGGTGTATTTGTCGATCGCTGGCCCAAACGAACGGTATTGGTGGCCACAAATCTCCTGCGCGGCGGTCTGGTAATCGCTTTACCATCGCTGCTGTGGCTTTCTAAAGGTTGGCCATCTCTGGGAGGTTTACCGGCGGGATTTTGTCTGATGCTGTTGGTGACATTTTTGGTTTCTACCCTAACCCAATTTTTTGCCCCTGCGGAACAGGCTGCAATTCCATTGGTGGTGAAAGGTCGCCATTTGCTATCGGCAAATTCGCTTTATACCACCACGATGATGGCATCGGTGATTATTGGCTTTGCGGTAGGGGAACCGCTGTTAGCGATCGCAGATACCCTCACGCACAACTTCGGTGCGGCAACAGATATCGGCAAAGAATTGCTGGTGGGAGGATCTTATGCGATCGCAGGTGTGATTCTGCTGCTGCTCAAAACTGGTGAAAAAAAGGATACGCAAGCACACGAACCACCACATATTTTGGCAGACCTACGCGACGGATTTCTTTATCTCAAACAACAGCGTCGCGTCCGCGCTGCGTTGCTGCAATTAATCGTATTATTTTCTGTATTTGCCGCTCTATCTGTACTCGCAGTCAGTGTAGCCGGACAAATCCCGCAAATGAAAGCCTCCCAGTTTGGCTTTTTGATGGCGGCTGGAGGCGTCGGGATGGGCATCGGTGCCGCTGTTTTAGGTCACTGGGGGCAGCGTTTTTCCAGTACCGGGCTGAGTTTGTGCGGTTCTGCGGGTGTGGCTGTCTCTTTGATCGGTATGTCCATATTTACACGGAATTTGTGGATGGTGCTGCTGTTGGTAACGCTGATGGGTGCTTTTGGCTCTTTGGTGGCTGTGCCGATGCAAACCGCGATCCAAAAAGAAACTCCTCCAGAAATGCGCGGTAAAGTGTTTGGCCTACAAAATAATGCCATTAATATTGCTCTGAGTTTGCCTTTGGCGCTGGCTGGTGTGGCAGAGACTTTCTTGGGTTTGCAGACTGTTTTTCTAGTTTTAGCTGCGGCTACGATCGCAGGAGGGCTATTTACCTGGTATATTTGCCGTACTAGCTCTCACACATTAACAAAAGCTGACAAACCGAGTTATTAATGGTCGGCTGATTGTTTGTTGTTCCCAGTTTGTTGTCGGCAACGATAAACGATGAATAACGAACATAAACCTTAGCCATTAGCTCGATCTCCTTTAGCCTTTAGCCCTTAGCCTTTAGCCTATAAATGCTGCACATCGCTTGGCTTGGAAAAAAAACACCCTTTTGCGGCAATGTCACCTACAGTCGGGAAATTACCAACGCTTTGCTAGACAAGGGACACCGGGTTAGCTTTCTCCATTTTGCCCAAGAACAACCCGATGCCGTCAACTGGCCAGAGTGTTCGGAAGTTTCTCTGCCTTTTCTTTACAAATCTCAGGTTTATACGATTCCCACACTGAAGTCTAGCAAGGTTTTGATGGACTCTCTGCGGGAGCTCAAACCAAACTTGGTTCACGCCTCTCTGACTCTATCTCCCCTAGATTTCGTACTTCCGGAAATTTGCGAGCAGCTCGATATCCCTTTAGTGGCTACGTTCCACACTCCCTACGCTCGCAAAGGTGCAAAAATTAAGTCGGGAACGCAATATCTGGCTTACCAGCTCTACGCTCCTTTCCTGGCTAATTACGATCGCACGATCGTCTTTTCGGAAATGCAGCGCGAGTTACTGGTTAAAATGGCTGTACCCGCCCCACAAGTAGCCGTAATTCCCAACGGGGTTGATGTCCAAAAATATTCCCCCGGCCCTTCTCAGCTCAAGTCTGAGTTTGATGCAGAACGCATCTTTGTTTATCAAGGTCGAATTGCCCCCGAAAAAAATGTGGAAGCCTTACTCAAGGCTTGGGTACAAGCAAAAATGGGGCCGGATTGCAAGTTACTCATTGTCGGAGATGGGCCTTTACGGCCTGCTTTAGAGCCTTTTTACGATTCCGAATACGGTATCCTTTGGTTGGGATTCGTCGCCGATGAGCAACGTCGCATCGAAATCCTGCGCGGTGCGGATGTTTTTATACTGCCTTCTTTGGCAGAGGGACTTTCCCTATCTCTCCTGGAAGCAATGGCTTGCGGAGTCGCTTGTATGGCTACGGATGTCGGCGCAGATGGTGAAGTTTTGGAAGAAGGATGCGGTGTAGTTCTCAATCCCCAGCGGGTGAGGTCGGAGTTGCAAACTCTGTTACCTTTGCTGAGAGACCATCCAGACTTTACAGTTCGGTTGGGACAAAAAGCAAGAGCGAGAGTTTTAGAGCGCTATACTCTTAGCCGCAATATCGCCCAATTGGAAAAACTTTACGAACAGGTGTTGCAACAGAGGAGATTTCAGTTCAGCCGTCGTGCTTAATTAGAAAAAATGGTGGGAAGGGTAAGATTATGATTAGACATTTCCTCCAAAACAATCTCAAAGGGCAGACAGGATGCCTAACCCACAAGAATTTTTGGAGATGTCTATTAGCGATCGCTTAATTTATACTCAGGAAAGCTGAGGTGCGATTTTAGGGATCGTTCATAAAAATTTTGATTCTAGACTCTTCTTACCCTAAACCCTCTCAAAACTCAAATCTTTTTCATTTCGCTAAATTTGGCGTGAATTTTTTCCAGTTCATCTTCCATGTTTTCAATAACTTCTGGAGAATGGAGGCGCAGCATTAAGAACCACGCGCCACCAACGCAAAGGTACATCAAGAACAAGTAAGGGAAAACGTTAAATGGGAAGGGTGGTGCGGGGTATAGGCTACCCACGATCGGGATCAGCATGAAGAGAACTGCTAAAACTGCGATCGCAATATCGAGTATATTCAATACTCTCTGTCTGTAAAGATAAACAGGTGCAGCAATTGCGATCGAAATGTACGCGGTTAAAAATCCATAGGTAGCCAGAGTTCCCATGTATGTAATAATATCCAATATTGACAGACTAAACAACGACATGGATGCGGGTACAATAAACAAAATAATAGATAACATGGTGATGGCAATGTGAGGCGTTTTGTTGCTTTTGTGCGCTAAACCCATCGCATCATGAAATATGCCGTGTCTAGCCATTGTAAACAGAATTCTCGATCCCGCATTGATGCAAGCGATAACGCAGCTGAAGAAAGTTACTAGCGCTCCAATTGTAATTAGCAAACCTAAAAATCCTACCCCTGCTATATTAGCTACATCGTTGATGGGGGAATCGCTTTTGTCTAAAGGCGTACTGTAACCGCTAAAAGCTAGCACTTCAGTGTAGGCAAGTAAAGTAAAGAATAAGCCGGAAAGTATGGGTGTTAAAACCACAGCAGCGGGAATAAATTTGAGCGGATTTTTGGCTTCATCTCCAAGGGCTGTTGCACTTTCAAAGCCTGTATAACTGAAAATGGCCAGTATAAGTCCAAGTATTAATTCATCTGGCTTTGTATCTTTGAGGTAAAGTTGTGACATATCGATCGCAAAGCCATGTTTGAATAAAACTATAGCTGCTATAAGCAATAGCAAACTGACAGAAAAAGCTTCCAGTCCCAGCATTAATTTAGTTGATAATTGGATATCTTTGTACGCAAGATACCAGCCAAAGCCAGTACAAATTGCCAACAAAAATATAGGAGATAATTCGATGCCGATTAAGCTTAGCAAGACATTGGCAAAGTTGCTGAATGCAGCTACAACAGCCATCCCGGCAAATAGATAAGCTAGCAAAAGACTCCATCCAGAAATCAC
This genomic stretch from Aerosakkonema funiforme FACHB-1375 harbors:
- the recO gene encoding DNA repair protein RecO, with amino-acid sequence MSRVYKATGINLKSMPLGESDRLLTILTREFGLIRAVAPGSRKHNSKLGGRSASFVVNELLIAKGRSLDKITQAETLESYPGLSQDLAKLSASQYLAEIILCCALSEQPQEELFSLLNTHLGRLEKLPSTTSKNSYTVLAHLAHAVFHILALSGIAPQLQACCLTQQPLIPDFSAPQWRVGFSTTAGGTVSLSALARLQAEGRLSVRGRLQVSRSLYTAQEAPVSVAERNATPSQGGITTQTAESQGEIVPPLQTDGSEREMLTLNSQLSAIELALLQHLPKPQLPFVQENSFHMYFSDPSWRSVERILRQYTEYHFGRQIRSGALMDTYFA
- a CDS encoding MFS transporter produces the protein MMQWSDSDLETPILSVSPPSLREAIPELGNGKDIQHTPVLKSQSLMPENHNDRPKESVSMPTSVTDVSLSADRRSQNHLELAETAAKEIPINNGFVPAASNGAAISQSPPELTPKTQESEENSPELGFVPVLKNRNFLALWSGQVFSQLADKVYLVLMIALIDSAFQTENQTMSAWVSGIMMAFTIPAVLFGSLAGVFVDRWPKRTVLVATNLLRGGLVIALPSLLWLSKGWPSLGGLPAGFCLMLLVTFLVSTLTQFFAPAEQAAIPLVVKGRHLLSANSLYTTTMMASVIIGFAVGEPLLAIADTLTHNFGAATDIGKELLVGGSYAIAGVILLLLKTGEKKDTQAHEPPHILADLRDGFLYLKQQRRVRAALLQLIVLFSVFAALSVLAVSVAGQIPQMKASQFGFLMAAGGVGMGIGAAVLGHWGQRFSSTGLSLCGSAGVAVSLIGMSIFTRNLWMVLLLVTLMGAFGSLVAVPMQTAIQKETPPEMRGKVFGLQNNAINIALSLPLALAGVAETFLGLQTVFLVLAAATIAGGLFTWYICRTSSHTLTKADKPSY
- a CDS encoding glycosyltransferase family 4 protein, with protein sequence MHIAWLGKKTPFCGNVTYSREITNALLDKGHRVSFLHFAQEQPDAVNWPECSEVSLPFLYKSQVYTIPTLKSSKVLMDSLRELKPNLVHASLTLSPLDFVLPEICEQLDIPLVATFHTPYARKGAKIKSGTQYLAYQLYAPFLANYDRTIVFSEMQRELLVKMAVPAPQVAVIPNGVDVQKYSPGPSQLKSEFDAERIFVYQGRIAPEKNVEALLKAWVQAKMGPDCKLLIVGDGPLRPALEPFYDSEYGILWLGFVADEQRRIEILRGADVFILPSLAEGLSLSLLEAMACGVACMATDVGADGEVLEEGCGVVLNPQRVRSELQTLLPLLRDHPDFTVRLGQKARARVLERYTLSRNIAQLEKLYEQVLQQRRFQFSRRA
- a CDS encoding APC family permease, encoding MTENSPMPDETNQNFSGLRAECLSFPEIISQSFANVAPTAAPTISVGLVFANAGNGTWLTFAIAMIGVVLVGLNISQFARRSASPGSLYAYISMGLGSTMGVISGWSLLLAYLFAGMAVVAAFSNFANVLLSLIGIELSPIFLLAICTGFGWYLAYKDIQLSTKLMLGLEAFSVSLLLLIAAIVLFKHGFAIDMSQLYLKDTKPDELILGLILAIFSYTGFESATALGDEAKNPLKFIPAAVVLTPILSGLFFTLLAYTEVLAFSGYSTPLDKSDSPINDVANIAGVGFLGLLITIGALVTFFSCVIACINAGSRILFTMARHGIFHDAMGLAHKSNKTPHIAITMLSIILFIVPASMSLFSLSILDIITYMGTLATYGFLTAYISIAIAAPVYLYRQRVLNILDIAIAVLAVLFMLIPIVGSLYPAPPFPFNVFPYLFLMYLCVGGAWFLMLRLHSPEVIENMEDELEKIHAKFSEMKKI